One window of Natrinema sp. SYSU A 869 genomic DNA carries:
- a CDS encoding HD domain-containing protein — protein MNDLERAIHIATDAYTGQTDKAGETYIRHPLRVMRQMDTETERVVAVLHDVVEDSDYELDDIESQFDTTVREAVDALTKREEESYAEAIERAGSNTIAQRVKIADLRDNMDLTRLESVDDESQSRLKKYHRSWQRLNEMG, from the coding sequence ATGAACGACCTTGAGCGGGCAATTCATATCGCGACGGATGCATACACTGGGCAGACAGACAAGGCCGGTGAGACGTACATTCGGCATCCATTGCGTGTGATGAGGCAGATGGACACTGAGACTGAACGAGTTGTTGCAGTCCTCCACGATGTTGTTGAGGACTCCGATTACGAACTTGACGATATCGAGAGTCAATTCGATACCACTGTTCGGGAGGCAGTTGATGCACTGACGAAACGAGAGGAAGAGTCGTATGCTGAAGCCATTGAACGAGCCGGTTCTAATACGATCGCCCAGCGTGTGAAAATCGCTGATCTCAGGGATAACATGGATCTTACTAGGCTTGAATCAGTCGACGATGAATCCCAGAGCCGACTCAAAAAGTATCACCGATCATGGCAGCGACTTAATGAAATGGGTTAA